The segment AGGCGTTTCCAAAGGGGATGCTTTAATCACTTATTCTAAGGAAGAAAGTGTTACGTTAGCAATCGAAATGATGAACGAGTCAACCTTTCTGGGAAAACAGATCAAAGTCGAAAGAGCCCAGTTTCAAGACAAGGAAGGTGACAATATGCACgtgaaagaagataatttACAGGAGTTCAGCGGATCTGAACCTCCAATGAAGAAGcttaaaaaaacaaaatctGAAAAAGAGGGGGAGGTTATAGACtacaatgatgatgaaagcCTAGCTAAAGCTGATCAAACCGTGATATTTGCCAACGTATTCAATATTTACAAATTATACACAAATGATGATATAAATGATATTCAAGAAGATCTTTTAGAAGGCTGTGAAGAGATAGGTCAAGTGGACAGTATTTCTGTATCTCCCGATAAGGGAGAAGCATCGGTCGTTTTCAGGAAAAGTAAAGATGCATTACAATGTTGCAAAACCATGACCGGACGTTATTTTGATGGGCAAAAGTTGCTtgcatttatttttggagATGAAAACCCTTCAAGCACAAGTGACGAGAATAAGGACAGCGAAGTGGAGGATGATCTTATATAGAATAGTAGTAAACAATATATCACATCCACCTCTTTAGTACTTACGTAAGAAAAAGTGAGCACAATGTAACAAACAGAAAGGATAAGGACGGTATGACCTCATAGTGTAACATGGACATAGATACATTGCCTGTTAATACGAGCaatatatatcaaaaaattgagcGGTACGAGAATCGAACCCGTGTCCCCACCTTGGAAGGGTGGGATGATAACCACTACACTAACCGCCCGTGCGTTGAAGTGTTGTATTACGGGCTCGAGTAATACCGgatgtcttgacaatcctaaagtcgtttaggagagtaacttgttgtcagacttattattatcgtgattcacagaatgttacttatcctatataatctatataagatctgaatctaactaaagggtggaagcgcggaatctcggatctaaactaattgttcaggtatttatacgtttggttagtttggttcatcttaggcaagtaggttgcctagtatactcaatcttgtctattgttttgttggaatgaaattctaatatcatctatttaatagtatattataatatgcggtgcaagaggatgacataaagattgagaaacagtcatccaatctaatggaagctgaaatgcaaggattgataatgtaataggataatgaatgacaacatataaaaagaaagaagataaaataataacactatgtagaactatcgattcccttttgtggattcctagatcctcgaggagaacttctagtatattctatatacctaatattatagcctttagtaacaatggaatcccaacaattatctaattacccacaCAATTCTCAtgtttcgtacgtgtttcatacatgttttatgtctaggttggtaaatctagtaatgctgaggtatCTCATCTTGAGATACAACATGAAGATGTTGTATTAcgtatttatataatacCGGTATCTTTGCAATTTTAATATACAGTCTTCGGGaagtaacttgttgttgAGAATTAAGTGTGTGGGAACGAGCAATAATTAATAGTGACATGAGTTGCTATGGTAACAATCTAAATGCTTACATCGCATATTAATGTACACCTCGTATACGTTTAAGTGTGATTGCACCTATTGCAGAAGGAACGTTAAACGAGAAGCTCAGACAATACTGAATCTGAGTTAAAGATCTATTAGTTGAACATGATGTGGTAGGTACATATATGAGTGAGAgttgggtgaataattagataattgttgggattccattgttactaaaggctataatattaggtatatagaatatactagaagttctcctcgaggatataggaatccacaaaagggaatcgatagttctacatagtgttataactttatcttctttccttttatatgttgtcattcattatcctattacattatcaatccttgcatttcagcttccattagatcggatgactgtttctcaatttttatgccatcctcttgcaccgcatgttataatataatattaaatagatgatattagaatttcattccaacaattagaatttcattccaacaaatatAGGCATACAAAATACACTAGATGTTCTCGTtttaacatttttataGATATGGTTTCCTTCAAAGAAACACATATTTTAAGACTCCATGGCCAAGTTGGTTAAGGCGTGCGACTGTTAATCGCAAGATCGTGAGTTCAACCCTCACTGGGGtcgtttttcttttttgcttgTAATGTTTGTACTATTGACTGTATACCCTTTCTCCCCGCTACAAAAAtacttaaaaaaaaaggacaGTTTCTATATTATGCGTTTGGCACTTtacttcttccaaagaacTGAGATGCAATTTATTTCTCCGTCTGGACTTGATTAAATGTCATtcacaaaaaaagttaaattTGAGAACTTCCCAAAATTCTCTATCTCAACCGTTGGTTGTCCAAAGATCAACTGAAAAATAGTACCATTTTAGACACTAAACGAATGATTAACGAGACAATATCTTAGGTATGTACAAGTGAGAATGTTgcttatatataaaaaaggtTAACAATTTCCTAGCGGCCCAAAGCCTTGACGTTCATGACTTTAGAAGTAGACACAACTGGAACCTGATCATGCTCCGGAGACAACTTTTCTAGTTCTATTTCCAATGCACTCTTTTTTACGTTCTGTTTCAAGAAATGTCTCGAACCGTTCTCTTGGGCATTCTTGATATCTTGTAAGAGTTTATCTTTTTCCATTACCAAGTAAcctcttttctcttctttacTATAGAAATCAATAtcccttctttttgtaGGTCTAGCCTGTAGTGGTACTCTTCCTCTCTTCTCCAAAAACCATTGAGGATTAAGATGTGCTCTTAGACCTAACGGTGTGTAGTAGCGAGCTGTAAATTTGCCTCCTGCTCTTTCAATAGCCGCAATAGCCTTAGCGGATGCCCTCGAAGCCTCCAAAGCAATCGGTAGATTGTAATGAAACTTTCCACTGGCTAGAATCTTAACTCCGTATTTTATTGGACCAGTAACCAGACCAAGCTTTCTCATCTTGTTCATATCTAAAACCTCGCCTGGTTGTAAATGCAGCCTATTCTTATCATGAAACCATTGAATACGTTCCAAGTTTAGCTCTTTTAATGGTTTGGCGCCCACATTAGTAAATCCAACTTTAGGAAATAGTTTGTAAATTGGAGTTTGGCCACCTTCAAACCACGATTTTACTTTACCACGTGCCTTTTGACCCTTTTGACCACGCCCAGATGTCTTACCCAAACCACTAGAGGGACCACGCCCAAGCCTTTTAAAAGACTTTGTGGAGCCATCTGATGGTTTCAAACGCCCCAAAATCGAGACGTAACGATAACTTTGAAATGCCAATACCGGTGACTTGAATATACCtcggaaaaaaatatccttACCAGCTACGCTAGTTAACATCATGACCAGAACAAAATTGTTTATCAGTTTGCGACCGGCTACGGTAGTGAAACTATTTCTCAATGGTCTTTGCCTTTCTGCTTTCCTTAAAACTTCTAAGTGCCCTGATAGCTTTAAAGTATCCATTGCGTTCACTTTCCAGTTACTTCGAGTTTCGGCCGGGCAAGACAATTACACAATTCACAATTCAAGGAAGACGGATATGAAAATTACAGCTATTAACAATATCCTAACATAATACGTAAAGATACCCCAGCCAATATTCCTTGCGATGTACAATACGTAAAATATGTTGTTCAACTGCGACCAGGGGTTTGCTACAGTACAGTGTGTATCCGGAATACCTATAATTCTACGTTGACCGATGCTGGTAGGCGCAATAATAAATCGCACACTTGGAATGACctatataaaatattggtTCTATTATTTGTTCACAAAATCTTCAATGTCTGGGGTCTACCCATTGCTTTCCCTCATCTAATTAATTGAAGTAGATTTACGCGCGATAATCAAGAATTGGCCTGGAATTTTCTCGATGTATCCATGATCTCCCAAAAATGAAGTAGTTTGCAATGTCTTAACCAGGCTACCTTTTTCTATGAAAGCTGTACTTACACAGTACATTTCGCAGTATCCAAAGAAGAGCTTATCTATAAAacgataaaataaaaagtgTGCGAAAGCCAAAAATACCGTAGAGGTTCTGACCGACTACAATTGAATTGATaaccaaaataaaaacatattcaagaaaataaagtacAACGTTCCGATCTTTTATACTGTTATTGTAtcgttttcatcattttgaTGATGCTAATATGAACTATCTACCCTAATCTGATCGAACAAGCGGAAAATGAAACACCCACCGAGATTGCCTATCTTGTCTGAATCCCAAACGACGTACTGTTACTATCAtgttttgttttccaaCAACGTTTGATTATGTAGTTGCTGGTTATATTGCTATACGATTGTCATGctagaaaaagaacatgCTGCTGATGTGAGCGTTGGGAGCAACGTGATGGCAGCGGCATTTGAAGATCCAAATGCGTATGGGTATGGCGCAGTTGACAATGATCTCTACTATGCAACAACATCAGGAACCTGATTAATGGTTTTTTCGTTGC is part of the Saccharomyces paradoxus chromosome XIV, complete sequence genome and harbors:
- the CUS2 gene encoding U2 snRNP complex subunit CUS2 (checkpoint factor in transcription~similar to YNL286W), with protein sequence MDADELELKGHLKKLKKEELLKRKQSKENDIQKRELEYKNASKNTSIYISDLPTDKITKEALTEQFSKYGRIRTNRDGEPLCKLYVNDKGVSKGDALITYSKEESVTLAIEMMNESTFLGKQIKVERAQFQDKEGDNMHVKEDNLQEFSGSEPPMKKLKKTKSEKEGEVIDYNDDESLAKADQTVIFANVFNIYKLYTNDDINDIQEDLLEGCEEIGQVDSISVSPDKGEASVVFRKSKDALQCCKTMTGRYFDGQKLLAFIFGDENPSSTSDENKDSEVEDDLI
- the MRPL10 gene encoding mitochondrial 54S ribosomal protein uL15m (Mitochondrial ribosomal protein of the large subunit~similar to YNL284C) codes for the protein MDTLKLSGHLEVLRKAERQRPLRNSFTTVAGRKLINNFVLVMMLTSVAGKDIFFRGIFKSPVLAFQSYRYVSILGRLKPSDGSTKSFKRLGRGPSSGLGKTSGRGQKGQKARGKVKSWFEGGQTPIYKLFPKVGFTNVGAKPLKELNLERIQWFHDKNRLHLQPGEVLDMNKMRKLGLVTGPIKYGVKILASGKFHYNLPIALEASRASAKAIAAIERAGGKFTARYYTPLGLRAHLNPQWFLEKRGRVPLQARPTKRRDIDFYSKEEKRGYLVMEKDKLLQDIKNAQENGSRHFLKQNVKKSALEIELEKLSPEHDQVPVVSTSKVMNVKALGR